In Bacillus cytotoxicus NVH 391-98, the following are encoded in one genomic region:
- the rnpA gene encoding ribonuclease P protein component — MKKKNRIKKNDEFQAVFQKGRSSANRQFVIYQLDKETQPYFRIGLSVSKKIGNAVVRNRIKRMIRQSITELKDEIDSGKDFVIIARKPCAEMTYEEFKKSLIHAFKRSGIKITNK, encoded by the coding sequence ATGAAGAAAAAGAATCGTATTAAAAAAAATGATGAATTTCAGGCCGTTTTTCAAAAAGGAAGATCTAGTGCCAATCGTCAGTTTGTTATCTACCAATTAGATAAGGAAACACAACCATACTTTCGAATCGGTCTTTCTGTGAGTAAGAAAATCGGGAATGCAGTAGTTCGCAATCGGATTAAACGTATGATTCGTCAATCCATTACAGAATTAAAAGATGAGATAGATTCTGGGAAGGATTTTGTTATAATAGCAAGGAAGCCTTGTGCAGAGATGACATACGAAGAGTTTAAGAAAAGCTTAATTCATGCCTTCAAACGTTCAGGGATAAAAATTACAAACAAGTAG